GCGACGACGGTCCTGCTCACCACGCACGACCTGGACGAGGCCGAGAAGCTGGCCGACCGCATCCTCGTGCTGACCGGCGGCCGGATCGTCGCCGACGGCACCGCCGCCGAGCTGGCGCGGAGCATCGCGAGCGAGGACGAGGTGCGCTGGCTGCACGGCGGCCGGCGGCACGCGCGGCGGACCCAGGACTCGACCCGGCTGGCGCGGGAGCTGTTCGCCCGGCACGGCGAGGAGGTCCAGGAGCTGGAGGTCCGGCGGGCCTCGCTGGAGCAGTCGTACCTGGCGCTGGTGCGGGAAGCGGAAGGGGCGGGCCGGTGAACGCGGCGGTGTTGCGTGCGGGCTGGTCCCGCGGCCTGATCGAGCTGCGGCAGTTGTTCACGAACGGGGCCGAGCTGTTCTCGCACGTCCTGTGGCCGGCGCTGATGGTGGCCACCTTGTTCTTCCTGCGCGACCTGTCGTTCGGCGGCGTGCCGCTGGGCGTGCTGGCGTTACCCGGCATCCTCGGCATGAACGCCGCGACCGGCATGATCGGCATGTCCCAGCAGCTCACGGCGGACCGCGAGGACGGCACGCTGCTGCGGGCCAAGGCGACCCCGCACGGGATGCCCGCCTACCTGCTGGGCAAGGTGATCGCGGTCGCCGGCGGGCTGCTCGCCGACCTGCTGATCTTCCTGGTGCCGGCCGTGCTGGTGGTCGGGGACGGCCTGGCGGTGCGGCCGGGGTCCTGGCCGGCGCTGGCGTGGGTGCTGGTGCTCGGGCTGGCCGCCACGCTGCCGGCCGGGGCGGTGCTGGGGGCGGCGTTCACCAGCGCGCGGGCGCAGGGGCTGGTCCAGCTTCCGTTCCTCGCGGTGATCGGGATCTCCGGCGTCTTCTACCCGATCGTGGTGCTGCCGGTCTGGCTGCAGGCGGTCGCGCAGGTGTTCCCGGTCTACTGGATGGGGCTCGAGATGCGCGCGGCGTTGCTGCCGGACGCGGCGGCCGCGGTCGAGATCGGCGGGTCGTGGCGGCCGGTGGAGACGGCCGCCGTGCTGGCCGCGTGGGCGGTGGCGGGCCTGCTGCTCGCGCCCGCCGTGCTGCGGCGGATGGCGCGCGGTGAGTCGGGCGCGAGCGTCGCGGCCCGCCGCGAGCGGGCGCTGCGGCGGATCGGCTGACCCCACCACAGCACCCGCGAAGCACCCGCGCGCCGCGCTCTATGCCTCCGTGTGCGGCAGGTTGCTGGCGGCCACCAGCGTGCGGATGGCCCGCAGCGCGACCGACAGCGTGGCCAGGTCGAAGTTGTCGCTCTCCCAGATCTCCGACAACGTCTGCCTGGCCCGCGAGACGGCCGCCGAGTTGGCCTCCGACCAGCGGGCCAGCCGCTCCTCCGGCGGCAGGCCCGGCTTGCTGTGGGCCAGCACGTCCCTGGTCAGGGAGGCGTGCGCGGCGTAGAGGTCGTCGCGCAGCGCCGAGCGGGCCATGGAGTTCCACCGGTTGTCGCGGGGCAGCGCGATCACGCGCTCGCGCAGGCGGGCGAGCTGGAGCCGGTCGGCCAGGTCGAAGTAGACCTCGGCCACCTCGCTGACCGGCCGCTCGGTGAGCGAGGCGATCTCTACCAGGTCGAGCGTCGAGTACGCGGGCACCATGGCGGCCACCCGCTCGGCCAGCTCCTGCGGCACGCCCCGGGCCAGGAACGAGTCGCGGCGCTCCTCGTAGGCGGCCTGGTCGGGCCCGGTGAGCAGCTTGGGCACGTGGGCCATGAGCCCGTTGACGCCCTTGACGAAGAAGCTCGCCGACCCGGCGAGGTCGAGCGGCGGCCGGCGGTTGGCCAGCAGCCAGCGGGTGCCGCGCTCGACCAGCTTGCGCGCCTCCAGCAGCATCGCGATCTGGGTGGCGGTGTCGACCTGGTTGTCCAGGGCCTCCACGGCCCGGTAGAAGCCGGGCAGGTCGAAGACCTCCCGCGCCACCAGCCAGGCCCGCACGATGTCGGGGGCCGAGGCGCCGGTCTCCTCGCCGAAGCGGTGCATGAACGTGGTGCCCATGCTGTTGACCAGCTCGTTCACCACGCAGGTGGTGATGATCTCGCGGCGCAGCGGGTGCGCGTCCATGTAGGTGCGGAACCGCTCCCGGAGGGCCGACGGGAAGTACGAGACCAGCCACGACTCCAGGTAGGGCTCGTCGGGCAGCTCGGAGCTCAGCAGCTCGGCGTCCACGACCAGCTTGGTGTAGGCCAGCAGGACCGAGAACTCGGGCGCGGTGAGCCCGAGCCGGGCCTGGCGGCGCTCGGCCAGCGTCTTGTCCGAGGGCAGGAACTCCAGCTCCCGGTTGACCAGCCCCTCGCGCTCCAGCCGCCGCAGGTAGCGGGAGTGGATGTGCAGCATCTCGACGGCCTGGGTGCGGGCCGCGTCGAGGACGACGTTCTGGGCGTGGTTGTCGCGCAGCACGAGGTCGGCGACCTCGTCGGTCATGGACGTGAAGACCTGGTTGCGCTGCTTGTCGGTCAGCTCGCCGTCGCGCACGACCTGGTCGAGCAGGATCTTGATGTTGACCTCGTGGTCGGAGGTGTCGACGCCGGCCGAGTTGTCGATGAAGTCGGTGTTGACCAGCCCGCCGCCGCGCGCGAACTCGATGCGGGCGAGCTGGGTCAGGCCGAGGTTGCCGCCCTCGCCGATGACCTTGCAGCGCAGGTCGGCGGCGTTGACGCGGAGCGCGTCGTTGGCCTTGTCGCCGACGTCGGCGTGCGACTCGGCCGTGGCCTTGACGTAGGTGCCGATGCCGCCGTTCCACAGCAGGTCGACCGGGGCCTTGAGGATGGCGCTGATCAGGTCGTGGGGGGCGAGCGAGGTGACGCCGGACGGGATGCCGAGCGCCTCGCGCATCTGCGGCGTGATCTGGATGGACTTCGCGGAGCGGGCGAACACCCCGCCGCCGGGCGAGATCAGCTTGGCGTCGTAGTCCTCCCAGGAGCTGCGCGGCAGCTCGAACAGGCGCTGCCGCTCGGCGAAGGAGCGGGCGGCGTCCGGGGAGGGGTCGACGAAGATGTGCCGGTGGTCGAAGGCGGCCACGAGGCGGATGTGCCGGGACAGCAGCATGCCGTTGCCGAACACGTCGCCCGACATGTCGCCGATGCCGGCCACGGTGAAGTCGGTGGTCTGGGTGTCGACGCCCATCGTGCGGAAGTGGTACTTGACCGACTCCCAGGCGCCGCGGGCGGTGATGCCCATGGCCTTGTGGTCGTAGCCGATGGAGCCGCCGGAGGCGAAGGCGTCGCCCAGCCAGAAGCCGTAGTCCTTGGCGACGGCGTTGGCGATGTCGGAGAAGGTCGCGGTGCCCTTGTCGGCGGCGACGACGAGGTAGGGGTCGTCGCCGTCGTGGCGGACCACGTCGGGCGGCGGCACGACCTTGCCGTCCACGAGGTTGTCGGTGACGTCGAGCAGGCCGGAGATGAACGTGCGGTAGCAGGCCACGCCCTCGGCCAGCAGCTCCTCGCGGCTGCCGCCCACCGGGGGACGCTTAACGACAAATCCACCTTTAGACCCAGTCGGCACAATAACGGTGTTTTTCACCATTTGCGCCTTCACCAGGCCCAGGATCTCCGTCCGGAAGTCCTCCATCCGGTCCGACCACCGCAGCCCGCCGCGCGCCACCTTCCCGAACCGCAGATGCACGCCCTCCACCCGCGGCGAGTACACGAATATCTCGAACTTCGGCCGCGGCAACGGCAGCACGCTGATCGCCTGCGGGTCGAATTTGAGAGATATGTACGATTTGCGGTGCCCATCCACCTTTTGGAAGTAATTGGTGCGCAATGTCGCCTGGATCATCTCCAGGTACGCCCGCAGGATGCGGTCCTCGTCCAGCGAGGCCACCTCGTCCAGCGCCCCCAGGATCTCCTCGCGCAGGGCGTCCACCAGGTCGGCGCGCAGGTCCTCGTCGCGCCGCGGGTCGAGCCTGGCCTCGAACAGCTTGACCAGCAGCCGCGCCAGCCGCACGTTGCCGGTGAGCACCTTCTCCATGTACGGCTGCGAGAACGTGCCCCCGGCCTGCCGCAGGTACTTGGCGTACACCCGCAGGACCTCGACCTGCTCCCAGGTCAGCCCGCCCCGCAGGATGAGCGCGTTGAGGTCGTCGGCCTGCACCCGTCCCTTCCACAGGGCCCGCAGGCCGTCCTGGAACAGGCGCTTGAAGTCGTTCCTGTCCACCTCGGCCGAGGGCGTGTAGCGCAGCCCGAAGTCGTAGATCCAGGCGTTCTTGGTGGCCGGGTCGTTGTCGCGGTCGACTTCGTACGGCCGCTCGTCCACCACCTCGACGCCGAGCCGCTGGATGAGGGGCAGCGCGTGGGAGAGCGAGATGGGCGAGCCGATCTTGTAGATCTTGAGCCGCCGCTCCCCCTCGGCCGCGTCGTACGGCTCGTAGAGGTTGATGCCGACCTCGTCGTCGTCGCCCGCGGCGACCAGCCCCTCCAGGCGGCGCAGGTCGACCACGGCCACCTTGGGCGGGAAGTCGGCCTTGTAGCCCTCGGGGAAGGCGGCCGAGTAGCGGCGGGTGAGCGCCGGCGCCTCCTCCTCGGAGGTCATCTCGCCGAGCGCGGCGGCCAGGTCGTCCTCCCAGGAGCGGGTGATCGCGGCCAGGCGGGCCTCCAGCTCCTCCACGTCCACGCCGGGCTGCGGGAGCTGCCGGCCGCGCTCGCCCCGCACCACCACGTGCAGGCGGGCCAGCACCGACTCGCCGATCATCGCGCTGTAGTCGAGCGAACGGCCGCCGAGCGCCTTGAGCAGCACCTCCTGCATCTTCAGCCGCACCTTGGTGGTGTAGCGGTCGCGCGGCAGGTAGATGAGGCAGGAGATGTAGCGGCCGTAGTCGTCGCGGCGCAGGAACAGCTTGACCTGCTTGCGCTCGCGCAGCCGCAGCACGCCGAGCGCGATCGGCAGGAGCTGCTCGATCGAGGTCTGGAACAGCTCGTCGCGCGGGAAGGACTCCAGGATCTCGATGAGGTCCTTGCCGTCGTGGCTGTCGGGGGCGAGGCCGGCCCGGTCGAGGACGTCGGCCAGCTTGCGCCGCAGCACCGGGATGCGGGAGATCGACTCGTTGTAGGCCACGTGCGTGAACAGGCCGAGGAAGCGCCGCTCGCCGACCACCTCGCCGTCCGGCGAGAACAGCTTGACCCCGATGTAGTCGAGGTAGGTCGCCCGGTGGACGGTGGCCCGCGAGTTGGCCTTGGTGATGATCATGAGCTGCTTGTCCCGCGCCCTGGCCCGCACCTCGGCGGGCAGCGCGGAGAAGCTCTCCGAGCCGATCTTGTCGTCGCGCAGGATGCCCAGCGCCGCGCCCGGCTGGGCCAGCAGCGCCGCGCCCTGGTCGGTGTCCTCCAGGCGGTACTCGCGGTAGCCGAGGAAGGTGAAGTGCCCGTCGGCGAGCCAGCGCAGCAGGTCGATGCTGTCCTCGACCTCGGCCGGCTCCAGCGGCGGCGGGTTCATGCTGAGGTCCTCGGCCGTCTGGACGGCCAGCGCCCGCATCTTCCTGAAGTCCTCGACCGCGTGGCGCACGTCGGTGAGCACCCGCTGCAGGTCGGTCTCCAGCGCCTGCAGCGCCGCCGGGTCGGCCTGCCGGTCGATCTCGATGTGGATCCAGGACTCCACCAGCATCTGGCCGGTGACGTCCTCCTGGCCGCGGCCCAGCATGCGGCCGGTCATGTCCCTGCGCACCCGCATCTGCGGGTGGACCACCAGGTGGGTGCCGAGGTCGTGCCGGTCCAGCTCCATCGTCACCGAGTCGACCAGGAACGGCATGTCGTCGGTGACCACCTCGACCACGGAGTGCCCCGGGTCCCACCCGTTCTCCTCCAGCGTGGGGGTGAAGGCGCGGACCACGGCGCGGCCCTGGGGGCGCTGCTCGGCGAGCTGCCGCTGCGACATGGCGGGCCCGTACACGTCCACGGGGTCGCGGTCGAGCAGGTCCTCGGGGGCCACGTGACGGTAGTAGAGCCGCAGGAAGGACAGCGCCTCCTCGGCGGTCACGTGCTCGCTGCTCGCCACGCAGCTCTCGGCCGCTCGCTGGAGCAGCTCGTCCTTGGCCTCGTCGAGGGGCATGTCAGGTCTCACTCCTTTGTGAGGGTTCGCCGTGGCCGGTCGCGGCCAGGCTTCTGGTTCCCACCGCGGCGGGAAGTAGTGCGGGCGCGGGCATCCGCGCAGGCAGAAGGCGCCCATGACGGGTCCGCCACAGGTCGTCGTGGGACCGGCGGTCTTCGGACACGGCCGGCAGCGGGGCTCACGGTCTCGTCGTCGATGACCGGAAGACCTCGCCGGGAGAGGGCGGCAGGGCAAGCATCCCACAACGCAGGACGGTCCTGGGGCGTCGTCGTCCCCAGGACATGGGCCTGCTCCATCGGCGCCGGCCGATGCGGGAGATGGGGCGCATCACCGTCGATGCCCACCGAACACCTCCCCCTGAACCGCCTTACCGCTTCCGATACCACCCGAAATGGGGATGGACGTCAACGCGACATCGACATCGGGGGGTCGTCGTCGGACGCGGAGGGGGTGTTCTTCAGCACGTCGAGCTCGTCAGGCAGCTCGACGAGCTCGACGAGCTCGCGCTGGCACTGCTCACACGTGTCGAGGTGGCGTTCGAACGCCTCGTTCTCCTCGTCATCGAGGACGCCGAGGACGTAGGCGGCCACCCCGTCGTGCATCAGCCGGCTACCCCCTTGTCCCGCAGCAGTTCGCGGAGAGCCCGGATCCCGTAGTAGAGCCGGGACTTCACCGTGCCCGGCGGTATCCCCAGAATCTCCGCCGCTTCACTTATCGTACGGTCTCGAAGGTAGGTCTGCTCAATGACTTCGCGGTGTTCTTCGGACAGACTGCGCAGCGCGTCGGCGACGACGATCGCCGACAGGGCTCGCTCAGAGCCGTCCGGCACCGCCATCATGTCGACTTCCGGCGGCTCGACCTCGTGAGGCCGGACGCTCTTGCGTCGACGTCCGTCGATGACGATCCGGCGGGCTACCGTGAGTAGCCACGCCCATAAGAGGCTTGGTTCCCATTGCAGTCTTGCCGAGTTACGCCAGGCCCGGACGAGCGTCTCCTGTACGACGTCCTCGGCCCACTGGAGGTCGTTACCTGTACTTTTGCGCACGTGGCGCAGCAGAGGGCCGCCGAACTCCTGGTAAAGCACCGCGATGCGATGCTCCGCCTCGGCTTCAGCACTCTCGAACCTGCCGTCGAGGTGACCTAGCACGGGGCACATCTTTACACCTTTGTTATCCGTCCGGTAGCCACTCCGATAACTCCAGTCATTTCTAACTATTCCCGGCCATAGCTGAACCTGGCCCGCCGGCGCCGCGTACCTCCGACCATGCACAGGCTTTTGCGAGGCGAGCTGTTCATGCTCGGCGGCTTCATCCTGGCCGCCGCCGTGACGATCGTGCTGGTCATGCCCCCGTCGATCGACCCGGCGGCCGCCCAGTTCACGCAGACGTCCGCGGGGCCGCTGACCGCCGCCGACCGAGACCTGCTCATCAAGGTGCGGCAGGCCGGGCTGTGGGAGATGCCCGCGGGCGACATGGCCCAGACCCGCGCCGAGGCGCAGCGGGTCAAGGAGGTCGGCCGGTTGATCATGGAGGACCACAAGAAGCTGGACGCCATGACCGTCCAGACCGCCAAGAAGCTGGGCGTCGCCATCCCCGACGAGCCCAACGCCGACCAGCAGCGCTGGCTGGCCCAGCTCGCCGCCGAGAGCGGCCCCGCCTTCGACAAGGACTTCGCGAACCTGTTGCGCGCCGCGCACGGCAAGGTCTTCACCGTCGTGGCGGGCGTACGGGCCGGGACCCGGAATGCGGAGATCAGGAAGTTCGCCCAGGAAGGCATCAACTTCGTCATGCGCCACATGACGCTCCTGGAGTCCACCGGCCTGGTCGATTTCGGGCAGCTCCCCGAGGCCCCCACGCCCTCCCCAGCACCACCCGTCGCTCTGGCGGTCGACACGAGGAGACACTAAATGACGAGTTCCAGACGCATGGCCGCGGCCATGTCCGCCTTGGCCGTGGTGGCTAGCGGGCTGGTGTCCGCGGCCGTCATCGGCGTCGGTCCCGCGCGGGCCGATCACTGCGACCCCGCCGAGCAGCCCTCCCAGGGCCAGCAGCAGAACAACCAGCGGCAGCGGAACGCGGACCAGCAGGGCCAGGACGACCAGCAGACCGGCGACCAGCAGCAGAACGACCAGC
The Actinomadura luzonensis genome window above contains:
- a CDS encoding DUF4142 domain-containing protein, whose translation is MHRLLRGELFMLGGFILAAAVTIVLVMPPSIDPAAAQFTQTSAGPLTAADRDLLIKVRQAGLWEMPAGDMAQTRAEAQRVKEVGRLIMEDHKKLDAMTVQTAKKLGVAIPDEPNADQQRWLAQLAAESGPAFDKDFANLLRAAHGKVFTVVAGVRAGTRNAEIRKFAQEGINFVMRHMTLLESTGLVDFGQLPEAPTPSPAPPVALAVDTRRH
- a CDS encoding ABC transporter permease, with product MNAAVLRAGWSRGLIELRQLFTNGAELFSHVLWPALMVATLFFLRDLSFGGVPLGVLALPGILGMNAATGMIGMSQQLTADREDGTLLRAKATPHGMPAYLLGKVIAVAGGLLADLLIFLVPAVLVVGDGLAVRPGSWPALAWVLVLGLAATLPAGAVLGAAFTSARAQGLVQLPFLAVIGISGVFYPIVVLPVWLQAVAQVFPVYWMGLEMRAALLPDAAAAVEIGGSWRPVETAAVLAAWAVAGLLLAPAVLRRMARGESGASVAARRERALRRIG
- a CDS encoding zf-HC2 domain-containing protein — encoded protein: MHDGVAAYVLGVLDDEENEAFERHLDTCEQCQRELVELVELPDELDVLKNTPSASDDDPPMSMSR
- a CDS encoding ABC transporter ATP-binding protein, translated to MLQSWRDHGKWRVRELLAHLGGYYAAWATPEIPRPWDADELIAAVGLTGHAGKKVKTLSGGQRRRLDVAIGLVGRPEALFLDEPTAGFDPRARHEFHELVRGLVADGATTVLLTTHDLDEAEKLADRILVLTGGRIVADGTAAELARSIASEDEVRWLHGGRRHARRTQDSTRLARELFARHGEEVQELEVRRASLEQSYLALVREAEGAGR
- a CDS encoding sigma-70 family RNA polymerase sigma factor, with amino-acid sequence MCPVLGHLDGRFESAEAEAEHRIAVLYQEFGGPLLRHVRKSTGNDLQWAEDVVQETLVRAWRNSARLQWEPSLLWAWLLTVARRIVIDGRRRKSVRPHEVEPPEVDMMAVPDGSERALSAIVVADALRSLSEEHREVIEQTYLRDRTISEAAEILGIPPGTVKSRLYYGIRALRELLRDKGVAG
- a CDS encoding NAD-glutamate dehydrogenase, with amino-acid sequence MPLDEAKDELLQRAAESCVASSEHVTAEEALSFLRLYYRHVAPEDLLDRDPVDVYGPAMSQRQLAEQRPQGRAVVRAFTPTLEENGWDPGHSVVEVVTDDMPFLVDSVTMELDRHDLGTHLVVHPQMRVRRDMTGRMLGRGQEDVTGQMLVESWIHIEIDRQADPAALQALETDLQRVLTDVRHAVEDFRKMRALAVQTAEDLSMNPPPLEPAEVEDSIDLLRWLADGHFTFLGYREYRLEDTDQGAALLAQPGAALGILRDDKIGSESFSALPAEVRARARDKQLMIITKANSRATVHRATYLDYIGVKLFSPDGEVVGERRFLGLFTHVAYNESISRIPVLRRKLADVLDRAGLAPDSHDGKDLIEILESFPRDELFQTSIEQLLPIALGVLRLRERKQVKLFLRRDDYGRYISCLIYLPRDRYTTKVRLKMQEVLLKALGGRSLDYSAMIGESVLARLHVVVRGERGRQLPQPGVDVEELEARLAAITRSWEDDLAAALGEMTSEEEAPALTRRYSAAFPEGYKADFPPKVAVVDLRRLEGLVAAGDDDEVGINLYEPYDAAEGERRLKIYKIGSPISLSHALPLIQRLGVEVVDERPYEVDRDNDPATKNAWIYDFGLRYTPSAEVDRNDFKRLFQDGLRALWKGRVQADDLNALILRGGLTWEQVEVLRVYAKYLRQAGGTFSQPYMEKVLTGNVRLARLLVKLFEARLDPRRDEDLRADLVDALREEILGALDEVASLDEDRILRAYLEMIQATLRTNYFQKVDGHRKSYISLKFDPQAISVLPLPRPKFEIFVYSPRVEGVHLRFGKVARGGLRWSDRMEDFRTEILGLVKAQMVKNTVIVPTGSKGGFVVKRPPVGGSREELLAEGVACYRTFISGLLDVTDNLVDGKVVPPPDVVRHDGDDPYLVVAADKGTATFSDIANAVAKDYGFWLGDAFASGGSIGYDHKAMGITARGAWESVKYHFRTMGVDTQTTDFTVAGIGDMSGDVFGNGMLLSRHIRLVAAFDHRHIFVDPSPDAARSFAERQRLFELPRSSWEDYDAKLISPGGGVFARSAKSIQITPQMREALGIPSGVTSLAPHDLISAILKAPVDLLWNGGIGTYVKATAESHADVGDKANDALRVNAADLRCKVIGEGGNLGLTQLARIEFARGGGLVNTDFIDNSAGVDTSDHEVNIKILLDQVVRDGELTDKQRNQVFTSMTDEVADLVLRDNHAQNVVLDAARTQAVEMLHIHSRYLRRLEREGLVNRELEFLPSDKTLAERRQARLGLTAPEFSVLLAYTKLVVDAELLSSELPDEPYLESWLVSYFPSALRERFRTYMDAHPLRREIITTCVVNELVNSMGTTFMHRFGEETGASAPDIVRAWLVAREVFDLPGFYRAVEALDNQVDTATQIAMLLEARKLVERGTRWLLANRRPPLDLAGSASFFVKGVNGLMAHVPKLLTGPDQAAYEERRDSFLARGVPQELAERVAAMVPAYSTLDLVEIASLTERPVSEVAEVYFDLADRLQLARLRERVIALPRDNRWNSMARSALRDDLYAAHASLTRDVLAHSKPGLPPEERLARWSEANSAAVSRARQTLSEIWESDNFDLATLSVALRAIRTLVAASNLPHTEA